DNA sequence from the Bacillus mesophilus genome:
TGTCAGCTGAAAACTTTATGTTTGGTTTTCCAAAGAAATCTACAAATCTTCCATTATATTATACTGAACTATTTGGTATGGGGACAAAGCCTTCCGATTGGCAAGGTGAAATACCAACCTTAGAAGAGTTAATTCAGCAATTAGAAGACCAATCTTCAAGGATTCAAGATTTGCCAATGTCTTTTTATGAAGAAAAATTACCATTTAACTTTCCTGTAGGAGATATAAAAACTTTTGGTGAGCTATTTGGATTTATGCTTTATCATGAAGCTGAACATTTAGGTCAAATGAAGGCGATGAAGAGAATCATTGGTTATAAAAGCAAAGTATAATTTACTTGCATTTGTAAAACCTTCAAGTTATTAAATGAATCCTAATTTTAAAATCTAGTAAATGAAAAAAGGGAGATTTAATGTAATGATGATAAGACATGCTCAAGTCGAGGATAT
Encoded proteins:
- a CDS encoding DinB family protein, with protein sequence MKQFKITRGQVVKFVKELNRDFFDVQPEGFNNTIHWHVGHVLLSAENFMFGFPKKSTNLPLYYTELFGMGTKPSDWQGEIPTLEELIQQLEDQSSRIQDLPMSFYEEKLPFNFPVGDIKTFGELFGFMLYHEAEHLGQMKAMKRIIGYKSKV